A window from Dermacentor albipictus isolate Rhodes 1998 colony chromosome 10, USDA_Dalb.pri_finalv2, whole genome shotgun sequence encodes these proteins:
- the LOC135907389 gene encoding uncharacterized protein, whose translation MPPQVHPYTVFGFSEDLDWCTLHFLRPVDDIRVCSACRVVARKSAFLACRHVLCEHCYEQLKARGHICVLEGELCPENEVHWREFPLEKMMKSEVSCWNRENGCQASAVVSSITQHFRRDCAYHSTSCPKCAATVLRRNIIAHLDSHCAKHVLTRRSVPQPSEGVAKEMKEIRTSLQGLDSTFRNASHNNASLHSQLREITTVHEEILGPLSTMVNEMKKVSQTSRVALSAVEIRARTKEQQIARLMHLGASLCTHLDEIKRTADKWCHGSSAHEATTERQKLLEDLAVLQSELQSVAIKLEELKKGKALCETAKEEGTAALRLSEVSTMSVFFTGSRLSGRNNRNNGPFGTIRIFEEVPKGPVQVIWCVKRWPSRKDDLQAYRFFVEEADISILNRDVTNYIFILTCRTNVINFCVWDEQKLDAPLILSPKMIKVCTVNEKVCHMLNFDECLGELKRGTLRSRRYFSDYLPVRNFDDCTSTEHNLELCFTFLY comes from the exons ATGCCTCCACAAGTTCATCCATACACTGTGTTCGGGTTTTCCGAAGACCTCGACTGGTGTACCCTGCACTTCCTCAGACCCGTCGACGACATCAGGGTGTGCAGTGCATGCAGAGTGGTCGCCAGGAAGAGCGCTTTCCTTGCATGTCGCCATGTTCTCTGTGAGCACTGCTATGAGCAATTGAAGGCCCGGGGCCACATCTGCGTTCTGGAGGGCGAGCTCTGTCCAGAAAACGAAGTCCACTGGAGGGAGTTTCCCCTGGAGAAGATGATGAAGAGTGAG GTGAGCTGCTGGAACCGAGAGAACGGCTGCCAAGCAAGTGCGGTGGTTTCCAGCATAACTCAGCACTTTCGCCGGGATTGTGCCTACCACTCCACCTCCTGCCCAAAGTGTGCGGCGACGGTTCTTCGGCGAAACATTATCGCCCACCTGGACTCCCACTGCGCCAAGCATGTCCTGACCAGAAGGTCAGTGCCACAACCAAGCGAAGGAGTTGCGAAAGAGATGAAAGAGATCCGGACGAGTCTTCAGGGCTTAGATTCCACATTTCGAAACGCATCACACAACAATGCGTCTTTGCACTCGCAGCTTCGGGAAATTACAACTGTCCACGAAGAAATTCTCGGCCCTCTATCGACGATGGTGAATGAAATGAAGAAGGTGTCGCAGACGTCGCGAGTGGCATTAAGCGCAGTTGAAATAAGGGCCAGAACTAAAGAACAGCAGATAGCACGTTTGATGCATTTAGGTGCAAGCTTATGCACTCACTTGGACGAAATTAAAAGAACTGCCGATAAATGGTGTCATGGCAGCTCAGCCCACGAAGCGACGACGGAGCGTCAGAAACTTCTTGAGGACCTGGCAGTGCTGCAGAGCGAGCTACAGAGCGTAGCAATTAAACTGGAAGAATTGAAGAAGGGGAAGGCTCTTTGTgaaacagcaaaagaagaaggtACGGCCGCACTCCGCTTGTCAGAGGTCTCAACCATGAGCGTCTTCTTTACAGGGTCAAGATTAAGTGGCAGAAACAACAGAAATAATGGACCGTTCGGAACTATCCGTATCTTCGAAGAAGTACCGAAAGGTCCCGTACAAGTCATATGGTGCGTGAAGAGGTGGCCGTCGCGAAAGGATGATCTGCAAGCCTATAGATTCTTCGTCGAAGAGGCAGACATCTCTATTCTAAATAGAGACGTGACAAACTATATATTTATTCTTACATGTCGGACAAATGTGATCAACTTTTGTGTGTGGGACGAGCAAAAACTAGATGCTCCTCTCATTCTGTCCCCCAAAATGATTAAGGTTTGCACTGTCAATGAAAAAGTGTGTCACATGTTAAACTTCGATGAATGTTTAGGAGAACTTAAACGAGGTACCCTAAGATCACGAAGGTATTTTTCTGATTATCTTCCCGTTCGGAATTTTGACGATTGCACAAGCACTGAGCACAACCTAGAACTATGCTTCACATTTTTGTACTGA
- the LOC135907390 gene encoding uncharacterized protein has protein sequence MPHERDSYKLFGFSEELDWKPLHFVQQPIDDARVCSACGFVPKRSGFLPCRHVMCEPCFDQCRNRGHICVMDGEACPEAGVHWREFPVDKLVDREVTCWNKKYGCETITTVASIVNHFYEKCAHHSTRCHKCSATVLQRDMIEHLESRCSAHVLGRKSSPSSSEHLGREEIQNVQTVLHNIKQSLQNAATENEHLSSRIDVLDRERIDAQGELGDIIREVAERINLTLAVIEGNVERDEEVQREFDALKATLEERVAAVKATMEAFMREHDAQADLRTKAHSDVVRTVSDVHREVQRMKSELEDIQARDV, from the exons ATGCCACACGAGAGGGACTCGTACAAGCTGTTCGGGTTTTCGGAGGAGCTGGACTGGAAGCCCCTGCACTTCGTCCAGCAGCCGATAGACGACGCAAGAGTGTGCAGCGCGTGCGGATTCGTGCCCAAGAGAAGCGGCTTCCTGCCGTGTCGTCACGTGATGTGCGAGCCGTGCTTCGATCAGTGCAGGAACAGAGGCCACATCTGCGTCATGGACGGCGAGGCGTGCCCGGAGGCCGGAGTCCACTGGAGGGAATTTCCCGTCGACAAGCTCGTCGACAGAGAG GTCACCTGCTGGAACAAGAAGTATGGCTGCGAAACCATCACTACAGTCGCAAGCATAGTCAACCACTTTTACGAAAAGTGCGCCCACCATTCCACGCGCTGTCACAAGTGCTCGGCGACGGTTCTTCAGAGAGACATGATTGAACACCTGGAGTCACGTTGCTCTGCCCACGTCCTGGGCAGGAAGTCCTCGCCGTCAAGTTCAGAACACTTAGGCAGAGAGGAAATACAAAACGTCCAAACAGTACTACACAACATAAAGCAATCCTTACAGAACGCTGCCACTGAAAACGAACACTTAAGTTCGAGAATCGACGTACTTGACCGAGAGCGCATCGATGCGCAGGGAGAACTGGGGGACATCATCAGGGAAGTGGCGGAGCGAATCAATCTGACACTGGCGGTTATCGAAGGAAACGTCGAAAGAGACGAAGAGGTTCAGCGGGAGTTCGATGCCCTGAAGGCGACTTTGGAAGAGCGAGTGGCCGCTGTAAAAGCGACGATGGAAGCTTTCATGCGGGAACACGACGCGCAAGCCGACCTCAGAACCAAGGCGCACAGTGACGTGGTGCGAACTGTGAGCGATGTGCACCGAGAGGTGCAGCGCATGAAATCCGAGC